In Procambarus clarkii isolate CNS0578487 chromosome 58, FALCON_Pclarkii_2.0, whole genome shotgun sequence, one genomic interval encodes:
- the LOC123768047 gene encoding uncharacterized protein, translating into MVTDYSDKGLPVAVAYMDFAKAFDKVSREKDWQGSDSTAALALKCQQHSSPGPQVPAAQQPWPSSASSTAVLALKCQQHSSPGPQVPATQQPWPSSASNTAALALKCQQHSSPGPQVPATQQPWPSSASNTAALALKCQQHSSPGPKVPATQQPWPSSASNTAALALKCQQHSSPGPQAPATQQPWPSSASNTAALALKCQQHSSPGPQVPATQQPWPSSASSTAALALKCQQHSSPGPQEPATQQPWPSSASNTAALALKCQQHSSPGPQVPATQQPWPSSASNTAALALKCQQHSSPGGISY; encoded by the exons ATGGTAACCGActattcagacaaaggacttccggTAGCTGTAGCTTACATggactttgctaaagcttttgacaaGGTATCACGTGAGAAAGACTGGCAAGGGAGTGACAG CACAGCAGCCCTGGCCCTCAAGTGCCAGCAACACAGCAGCCCTGGCCCTCAAGTGCCAGCAGCACAGCAGCCCTGGCCCTCAAGTGCCAGCAGCACAGCAGTCCTGGCCCTCAAGTGCCAGCAACACAGCAGCCCTGGCCCTCAAGTGCCAGCAACACAGCAGCCCTGGCCCTCAAGTGCCAGCAACACAGCAGCCCTGGCCCTAAAGTGCCAGCAACACAGCAGCCCTGGCCCTCAAGTGCCAGCAACACAGCAGCCCTGGCCCTCAAGTGCTAGCAACACAGCAGCCCTGGCCCTCAAGTGCCAGCAACACAGCAGCCCTGGCCCTAAAGTGCCAGCAACACAGCAGCCCTGGCCCTCAAGTGCCAGCAACACAGCAGCCCTGGCCCTCAAGTGCCAGCAACACAGCAGCCCTGGCCCTCAAGCGCCAGCAACACAGCAGCCCTGGCCCTCAAGTGCCAGCAACACAGCAGCCCTGGCCCTCAAGTGCCAGCAACACAGCAGCCCTGGCCCTCAAGTGCCAGCAACACAGCAGCCCTGGCCCTCAAGTGCCAGCAGCACAGCAGCCCTGGCCCTCAAGTGCCAGCAACACAGCAGCCCTGGCCCTCAAGAGCCAGCAACACAGCAGCCCTGGCCCTCAAGTGCCAGCAACACAGCAGCCCTGGCCCTCAAGTGCCAGCAACACAGCAGCCCTGGCCCTCAAGTGCCAGCAACACAGCAGCCCTGGCCCTCAAGTGCCAGCAACACAGCAGCCCTGGCCCTCAAGTGCCAGCAACACAGCAGCCCAGGGGGCATCAGCTACTGA